A portion of the Leptospira mtsangambouensis genome contains these proteins:
- a CDS encoding 7TM-DISM domain-containing protein — translation MKCIGKIFLFLIITTIPINCYQKLNEKFQDDVYIDLSDTNWENSLPINVSSAWEFYWNQLLDPTFFLANHPLGDAPIVEFRPWTNLTFSDRKFPAKGYATYHKKIKVQKSFKVKQFSIHFMHLFSSSKVYINGELIQEKGKVSSQFSEIIPDRTNSTIEFLTNQLELDIVIQIANHDFYQGGPRGEFLIASPSQMYLYKSKNLIVDIFIFGLIFGSALYHLSFYFINRNQRAFLYFSIVCITFLIRIPFLNSKSHGYFIQMRSFEFQSIWLHYVNILTFVFSILFLSELFKSKQYKYIENFFYVGAILALFTPIVPKAFQYYLNFVYLVVYLIMFLTFSFFLLYKHKKEAQGLYSMAIALFSLALFCILAISVNYYGIQGGLYLMIGYLFYVIFQTVSLSKFFAYATESRANIEMALHEESLHALSKQRAEMQLMVHDQLGANLTDLKVYLERKLASLNESVKYTFDLDHIYNRVVSIIQSLRNQLLYIEDQNLIFENFVTGLHLTLLRRYSDVGREFEFLASNDFLNYFNEIKIIGKNQSYFLNIFYMLYEVCTNDIKYGRGESVWRLDYVNSSFYINQRNLLNFPIEKQKSNLELKSIKQRLAQLNGTLEVQILDESYQLKIQFPA, via the coding sequence ATGAAATGTATTGGAAAGATTTTTTTATTTCTGATTATAACAACGATTCCGATAAATTGTTACCAAAAATTAAATGAAAAATTTCAAGATGATGTTTATATAGATTTATCTGATACAAATTGGGAAAATTCGCTTCCAATCAATGTATCATCTGCTTGGGAGTTTTATTGGAACCAGTTATTGGATCCAACGTTTTTTCTAGCGAATCATCCGTTAGGTGATGCGCCCATAGTAGAATTCCGACCTTGGACGAATCTAACTTTTTCCGATCGGAAGTTCCCGGCAAAAGGTTATGCTACCTATCATAAAAAAATAAAGGTTCAAAAGAGTTTTAAAGTAAAACAGTTCTCTATTCATTTTATGCATCTGTTTTCTTCTTCTAAGGTTTACATCAATGGTGAACTGATTCAAGAAAAAGGAAAAGTTTCTTCGCAGTTTTCTGAAATTATACCCGATAGGACAAATTCAACGATTGAGTTTTTAACAAATCAATTGGAATTAGATATTGTAATACAAATTGCCAATCATGATTTTTATCAGGGTGGTCCAAGAGGAGAGTTTTTAATTGCATCTCCTTCACAAATGTATTTGTATAAAAGTAAGAATCTAATAGTAGATATTTTTATATTTGGTCTTATTTTTGGATCTGCCTTATATCATTTGTCGTTTTATTTTATAAATCGTAACCAACGTGCCTTCTTGTATTTTTCAATTGTTTGTATTACTTTTTTAATCCGAATTCCTTTTTTGAATAGTAAATCACATGGTTATTTTATTCAGATGAGGAGCTTTGAATTCCAGTCTATCTGGTTACATTACGTAAATATTCTTACCTTTGTCTTTTCTATTTTATTTTTGAGTGAGTTGTTTAAGTCGAAACAATACAAATACATAGAAAATTTCTTTTATGTCGGGGCAATTCTTGCTTTGTTTACTCCTATAGTTCCCAAAGCATTTCAATACTATCTAAATTTTGTTTATCTCGTTGTTTATTTGATAATGTTTTTGACGTTTTCTTTTTTTCTTCTTTATAAACATAAAAAGGAAGCTCAAGGATTGTATTCGATGGCGATCGCTTTATTTTCACTTGCCTTATTTTGTATTTTGGCAATATCCGTAAACTATTACGGAATCCAAGGTGGTTTATACTTAATGATTGGATATTTGTTCTATGTGATTTTTCAAACGGTGTCTTTGAGTAAATTTTTTGCTTATGCAACTGAATCTAGAGCAAATATAGAAATGGCCTTACACGAAGAATCGTTGCACGCATTGTCAAAACAAAGGGCTGAAATGCAATTGATGGTTCACGATCAATTAGGCGCAAATTTGACGGATTTAAAAGTTTATTTGGAAAGAAAATTGGCCAGTTTGAATGAATCAGTAAAGTATACTTTTGATTTGGATCATATCTATAATCGGGTTGTCTCAATCATTCAGTCTCTGCGGAATCAATTACTTTATATCGAAGACCAGAATTTAATTTTTGAAAACTTTGTCACAGGTTTGCATTTAACATTGTTAAGAAGGTATTCGGATGTGGGAAGAGAGTTTGAGTTTTTAGCTTCAAATGATTTTTTAAATTATTTCAACGAAATAAAAATCATAGGTAAAAACCAAAGTTATTTTTTGAATATATTTTATATGCTGTATGAAGTTTGTACGAATGATATCAAATACGGTAGAGGAGAATCTGTTTGGAGGTTGGATTATGTGAACAGTTCTTTTTATATAAATCAAAGAAATTTATTGAACTTTCCAATTGAAAAGCAAAAGAGTAATCTAGAGTTAAAAAGCATCAAACAACGATTGGCGCAATTAAATGGGACATTGGAGGTTCAAATTTTAGATGAAAGTTACCAGTTAAAAATTCAATTTCCTGCTTAA
- a CDS encoding response regulator transcription factor: MESSADSKTIRIGILENDDFFLEELKNRISELDNVSEILSWKTGEMLLRDPQHKNIDILFLDIMLPGINGIEVVKILSEKNENIKVIMLTNMNSDEMIFNSIKNGALGYLLKSELGQIKNIVDVLLGGGAYITPTIALRVFSSFRRSIDKPKVYLTDREKQILELLVKGKTIPLLSKFLDLSEHTVQGYVKSIYRKLQVHNRSELALKVQEYSIL; encoded by the coding sequence ATGGAAAGTAGTGCCGATTCCAAAACAATCAGAATTGGAATTTTGGAAAATGACGATTTCTTTTTGGAAGAACTAAAAAATCGAATTTCTGAATTGGACAATGTATCGGAGATTCTCTCATGGAAAACTGGAGAGATGCTTTTGCGTGATCCACAACATAAAAATATCGATATTTTGTTTTTAGATATCATGTTGCCTGGCATTAACGGAATTGAAGTAGTTAAGATATTATCAGAAAAAAACGAAAACATAAAAGTAATTATGTTAACCAATATGAATTCTGATGAGATGATTTTTAATTCGATTAAAAATGGAGCACTTGGGTATCTATTAAAGTCGGAATTAGGGCAAATAAAAAACATTGTTGATGTTTTGTTAGGTGGAGGTGCTTATATTACACCAACCATTGCACTAAGGGTGTTTTCTAGTTTTAGGCGTTCTATCGATAAACCAAAAGTATATTTAACAGATCGGGAAAAACAAATTCTTGAATTATTAGTCAAAGGGAAAACAATTCCTTTACTATCAAAGTTTTTGGACTTAAGTGAACATACTGTGCAGGGTTATGTAAAATCGATTTATCGAAAATTACAGGTGCATAATCGATCAGAATTAGCACTCAAAGTGCAAGAATATTCTATTTTATAA
- a CDS encoding helix-turn-helix domain-containing protein has translation MIGTILLSAGFIQSVFLGLYFYREANTGRKFSRDLGYFFFFLSLIMICNLIYFSGNLFEFPHLIKLGYLFGFCTSPFFSFAVTRYFGIPKENRIWFGLFLLVPVSFFLIHIPFFLLSGENKILSLRNNPQNQILSESNLFQMMTLFFSLIVFLRTYNRFRLVFGEFSDDFLREEKLFSRYILILVFWLLLCILFCVFFPGQISETISNIGFSVWVLGFAWHRIYLDQKGKDNHQILRSNQNKYQKSYLSDQKLNELGKHLEDLLNEKELILEGDLTLPKISEILGLSSHITSQVCNRYFGQSLIEIIRQKRIEYAKKVLVESDTPILRVGFDVGFNSKNAFIRAFKDLTNLTPSEFRKKFKP, from the coding sequence ATGATTGGAACCATCTTACTCAGCGCAGGTTTTATACAGTCTGTTTTTCTTGGCCTTTACTTCTATCGCGAAGCAAATACAGGAAGGAAGTTCAGTCGTGACTTAGGTTATTTTTTCTTTTTCCTTTCCCTCATCATGATTTGTAACCTGATTTATTTTTCAGGCAACTTATTTGAATTTCCGCATCTGATCAAACTAGGATATCTATTTGGATTTTGTACATCTCCTTTTTTTTCTTTTGCTGTAACAAGATATTTTGGAATTCCCAAAGAAAATCGAATTTGGTTCGGACTGTTTCTATTGGTGCCAGTTTCATTTTTTTTAATTCATATTCCATTTTTTCTTTTGAGTGGAGAAAACAAAATTCTATCTCTCCGAAACAATCCTCAAAATCAAATATTGAGTGAGTCAAACTTGTTCCAAATGATGACTTTATTTTTTTCTCTGATTGTTTTTTTGCGAACATACAACCGGTTTCGATTGGTCTTTGGAGAATTTTCCGATGATTTTCTCAGAGAAGAAAAACTTTTTTCTCGTTATATTTTGATTTTGGTCTTTTGGTTATTGCTTTGTATATTGTTTTGTGTTTTTTTCCCCGGCCAAATTTCCGAAACTATATCTAACATTGGTTTTTCGGTTTGGGTTCTTGGATTTGCTTGGCACAGAATTTATCTTGACCAAAAAGGAAAAGATAACCACCAAATTTTACGTTCCAACCAAAACAAATACCAAAAGTCTTATCTATCGGATCAAAAATTAAATGAATTAGGAAAACATTTAGAAGATTTACTTAATGAAAAAGAATTGATTTTAGAAGGAGATTTAACTCTTCCCAAAATTTCAGAAATCCTTGGGCTTTCTTCTCACATAACATCGCAAGTATGCAATCGATACTTTGGTCAAAGTTTAATCGAAATCATCAGACAAAAGAGAATTGAATATGCAAAAAAAGTTCTGGTAGAATCCGATACACCCATCCTTCGGGTTGGTTTTGATGTTGGATTCAATTCCAAAAATGCTTTTATCCGAGCATTTAAAGATTTAACAAATCTAACACCTTCCGAGTTTCGAAAAAAATTCAAACCTTAG
- a CDS encoding ArsR/SmtB family transcription factor: METIPRMSEVASMLGNESRLILLQLLSNGEKSVEILSEESGIPVANTSQHLQALKKANMVTTRRDGKRILYRWELGPMKDLFFALEKFALFSIAEGQSPTRGSILNIKNNISFSELQKKIKKGGALLIDVRSKEEYKKGHIPDAINVPYNDLSTHKFPKTKEVIVYCRGPLCLLSVNAMNLLQSREINVFRFDGGYGGWESTEHK; encoded by the coding sequence ATGGAAACCATACCGCGTATGAGTGAAGTAGCGAGTATGCTCGGGAACGAATCACGTCTGATTTTACTCCAACTGCTCTCTAACGGTGAAAAATCAGTAGAGATTTTGTCCGAAGAATCCGGTATTCCTGTTGCGAATACCTCACAACACCTCCAGGCTTTAAAAAAAGCGAATATGGTCACCACTCGCAGGGACGGAAAAAGAATTCTTTACCGTTGGGAACTAGGACCAATGAAAGATTTATTCTTTGCTTTAGAAAAGTTCGCTCTGTTTAGTATTGCCGAGGGACAAAGCCCAACCAGAGGAAGTATACTTAACATAAAAAATAATATCAGCTTCTCGGAACTTCAAAAGAAAATTAAAAAAGGGGGAGCTCTCCTCATTGATGTACGATCGAAAGAAGAGTATAAAAAAGGACATATCCCTGATGCAATCAATGTCCCATATAACGATCTTTCCACACACAAATTTCCTAAAACAAAAGAGGTGATCGTATATTGCCGAGGACCACTTTGTTTGTTATCTGTAAATGCAATGAATCTTTTGCAATCGCGTGAAATTAATGTCTTCCGTTTTGATGGAGGGTATGGCGGATGGGAATCAACAGAACACAAATAA
- a CDS encoding DUF4386 domain-containing protein, translating to MQNQSIKKNRYIGMIFIMIPFLIQIPYTMLIVDFQYPDILRLPSETILTEFQKGGSSLVWTWWFFGISGLPLLFGYLHLYQITQKNNPLLSLAAVMFGIVSLFFQLIGLLRWVFVVPILANLYSDPLSSDIIKEAVLVNFQTIHHLFGVLIGEHLGQLFTIFWMGMVSFMIWKDQVFPKWIAIFGMFSSLVYILAQWELFAIVIPEVKEIPLAGLLGSLCWLLWMVSLGIQIIRGKNEN from the coding sequence ATGCAAAATCAATCAATCAAAAAGAATCGTTATATTGGAATGATATTTATTATGATTCCCTTTCTCATTCAAATACCCTATACGATGTTAATCGTAGATTTTCAATATCCTGATATACTACGGCTACCATCGGAAACAATATTAACAGAATTTCAGAAAGGTGGTTCTTCCCTTGTATGGACTTGGTGGTTTTTTGGGATTTCTGGTCTTCCCCTTCTCTTTGGATACCTTCATTTGTATCAAATTACACAAAAAAATAATCCTCTTTTATCTTTAGCCGCTGTTATGTTTGGTATTGTTTCTTTGTTTTTCCAACTGATCGGACTACTTAGATGGGTTTTTGTTGTACCTATACTTGCCAATTTGTATTCTGATCCACTTAGTTCTGATATAATAAAAGAAGCGGTTCTAGTCAATTTCCAAACCATTCATCATTTGTTTGGAGTTTTGATTGGTGAACATTTAGGCCAACTCTTTACCATTTTTTGGATGGGGATGGTTTCATTTATGATTTGGAAAGATCAGGTTTTTCCTAAGTGGATTGCTATTTTTGGAATGTTTTCTTCCTTGGTTTATATTTTAGCGCAATGGGAATTATTTGCCATAGTGATCCCAGAAGTAAAAGAAATTCCTCTGGCTGGTCTTTTAGGGAGTTTGTGTTGGTTACTTTGGATGGTTTCTTTGGGAATACAAATCATCAGGGGAAAAAATGAAAACTAA
- a CDS encoding RNA recognition motif domain-containing protein, whose protein sequence is MSVNIYVGNLSYEMTENKLNELFSVHGAVSSAKIITDQYTGGSKGFGFIEMKERKEADNAINDLNGKNILNREMKVNIAKPKTNNWN, encoded by the coding sequence ATGTCAGTTAATATATATGTAGGCAACCTTTCTTACGAAATGACCGAGAACAAGCTTAATGAGCTTTTTTCAGTACACGGAGCAGTATCTTCTGCAAAAATCATTACAGACCAGTATACTGGTGGATCAAAAGGTTTCGGTTTTATCGAAATGAAAGAACGTAAAGAAGCTGATAACGCTATCAATGATTTAAACGGAAAAAATATTCTAAACCGTGAAATGAAAGTGAATATTGCAAAACCTAAAACCAACAATTGGAATTAA
- a CDS encoding MFS transporter, which yields MKYIIVTAIIVLLGFFSVGIPIATLPGFIKGTLGLSDVWLGIILGTQSLVTLLSRHHSGSLSDLKGPKVAVLRGIFFAVISGIVSLGVVYFQGTLGLVILLIGRIILGYSESLLITGALSWGVGLVGPSNAGLVMAWSGMAMYAAMAISAPLGFFMVHQFGIQGGVVLAILFPIFAGIISFFIPMVPPASQVRIPFYQVVPKVWKHGLGLFFAAVCFAGIAGFSTLLFKERGWENAHWVMVIFGTAYVLARIFFAQTVDKYGGKKIAMIFSAVAILGQGLLWQANHSSLAFLGAALTGFGYSLVFPAFGVEAVKNMEPKFRGVALGAYVAFFDLALGVTGPLAGFVANQFGYAAVYAFGMITCIVSFLIALNLKEIKKTNET from the coding sequence ATGAAATATATTATAGTAACTGCTATCATTGTTCTCTTGGGATTTTTTTCCGTGGGAATTCCCATTGCTACTCTTCCTGGTTTTATCAAAGGAACCTTAGGTTTGAGTGATGTTTGGCTTGGCATTATACTGGGAACCCAGTCACTTGTTACCTTACTGAGTCGGCATCATTCCGGTTCTTTATCTGATTTAAAAGGACCAAAAGTAGCGGTCCTTCGCGGAATATTTTTTGCTGTGATCTCTGGAATTGTCAGCTTGGGTGTTGTATACTTTCAAGGAACTTTGGGACTTGTAATTCTCCTTATTGGAAGAATTATTTTGGGATATTCCGAGAGTTTACTCATCACGGGTGCTCTCTCTTGGGGTGTTGGTTTGGTTGGACCATCTAACGCTGGTCTTGTGATGGCATGGAGCGGAATGGCCATGTATGCTGCGATGGCAATCTCTGCTCCTCTAGGGTTTTTTATGGTCCATCAATTTGGAATTCAAGGAGGAGTGGTTCTAGCAATTCTATTTCCTATCTTTGCAGGAATTATTTCTTTTTTTATTCCTATGGTTCCACCTGCAAGCCAAGTGAGGATTCCATTTTATCAAGTGGTTCCCAAAGTATGGAAACATGGACTTGGTCTTTTTTTCGCAGCCGTATGTTTTGCAGGGATTGCCGGTTTTAGTACATTACTTTTCAAAGAAAGAGGATGGGAAAATGCTCATTGGGTGATGGTCATTTTTGGAACTGCATATGTTTTGGCTCGTATCTTCTTTGCGCAAACGGTGGATAAATATGGTGGTAAAAAAATTGCTATGATATTCTCTGCTGTTGCGATTCTAGGACAAGGTTTGTTATGGCAGGCGAATCACTCTTCCTTGGCTTTTTTAGGTGCTGCACTCACTGGATTTGGTTACTCACTTGTGTTCCCTGCCTTTGGTGTGGAAGCAGTTAAAAATATGGAGCCAAAATTTCGCGGAGTTGCACTTGGAGCTTACGTTGCTTTTTTTGATCTCGCATTGGGTGTGACGGGACCTTTAGCAGGTTTTGTGGCAAATCAATTTGGTTATGCAGCAGTGTATGCATTTGGAATGATCACTTGTATCGTTTCATTTCTCATTGCTTTGAACTTAAAAGAAATAAAAAAAACAAACGAAACTTAA
- a CDS encoding DUF2938 domain-containing protein: protein MDFLLLNYGKIVLIGIGATATMDIWRFLLQKTAGVSSLDLGLLGRWVGNLFRGKIFHTSIGKAEVIQNETKLGWASHYAIGIFFSFLLPILWGEGWLKNPTIMPAIFVGVGTVLAPWLFMQPAMGIGIAASKTPKPYQVRLRNIAIHTVYGFGLYGSALLTNVWFQ from the coding sequence ATGGATTTCCTTTTATTAAATTATGGGAAGATCGTTCTTATTGGAATAGGGGCTACGGCAACTATGGACATTTGGAGGTTTCTTTTACAAAAAACTGCCGGGGTGAGTTCACTTGATCTTGGGCTTTTGGGACGTTGGGTTGGCAATCTGTTTCGAGGGAAAATTTTTCACACTTCAATTGGAAAGGCGGAGGTGATACAAAATGAAACCAAACTTGGCTGGGCCTCTCATTATGCCATAGGGATTTTCTTTTCCTTTCTTTTGCCAATCCTTTGGGGAGAAGGTTGGTTAAAGAATCCGACGATTATGCCGGCAATTTTTGTGGGCGTTGGAACTGTTCTAGCTCCTTGGTTATTCATGCAACCCGCAATGGGGATTGGCATTGCTGCTTCCAAAACACCCAAACCTTACCAAGTGCGACTCAGAAATATTGCCATTCATACGGTCTATGGGTTTGGACTTTATGGGTCGGCACTACTAACGAACGTTTGGTTTCAATAA
- a CDS encoding LamG-like jellyroll fold domain-containing protein codes for MKRLTLPLVFFFLSSCGLPSLVREPLEFLAFLRFFTGPQFTGHSIGGAVSGLLPGTSVTLTNNQESVTVATDGNFTFPTKLSSGQNYNVNFVTNGAGLTCSIANAQGVVQSSNITNVSITCGVGANFYEVGVNVSGLSGTITVQNNGAETLNIATNGLTKFTTLISTGSNYAVTMTGWPAGTICSFDDPSLTVGTMAAANVTIFITCVNGYVVGGNIHPTAGTDLGTNLIGRKTFVKTIAGSFPINAGGGGAITGGAVASATASLARFNGPNMITADSNFVYLADSANAVIRKIDKSNGTTTILAGGNSGGGTVCPGTVTTNCRDGVGTAAEFNGIAGLTNDGNNLFVLESSGRRIRKVNLATSVVSTFAGSGNAAAADNTSGILASFNNPSWISLFNGNLYVVDRGNCTIRVINPTTTTVSTLAGGPTLCSFANDPVGTNARFVSPIAVVGLGSYLYVTDIGVGGGHKVRRIALAGTNPVDTIAGDGVQASTDGIGTLAQFNDPHGLTTDGTNLFISEWSGHKIRHLNLTTNKVTTLVGSGSGYSDNTGGNGLLNFPGYLLSDGQNIYIADTGNHSLRRIEPSEILRYTFDGNTNDSIGTNHGTIAGSPTQTTDENALVNGAYELHGGGEFIQSTTDIITPQISDNLTISAWVFPAGGTGSQFIFYNGQGGTDGFGLNFVGSGSSRTLSVSLGAVGPSGNTTMKLPLNQWSHVVLQRSYPNWRIYINGLQDPLVFTTNPNLPSGTFKVGDAGNGFYYKGKVSDVRFFKGAIDDESIRRLAVQIPAGLVTYYPFNGNTKDYGTEKNDLSVTGATPTSDRSGNPNSAYLFNGASFMQKLSPTGLPMATDPRTICGWFNKTSTIGEYIVGYGTFTTSQGNGLVVTDTVTGMFGVADDVTIGHEGFRNQWMHLCGTYNSPNVEVYENGVLRVAASMPTWSTVAGPSLEVGRRLDGAGQFSGVLDEIRIYNRVLSLSEIRTLSGAYPTQVSTWNQTPASSSLKFLLMPEAASFGPGACSGGSNCIGIVDDRSGNGFHVSQGTGSQQPIFSATGINGSKSLRYSNTAGTFLSRACVLELNTAANTIFAVFNDLGGGGSDGLFQNGAYLAGKLLYLPDGGGGKLVSLFDQVMNTPRLITDLSFYTANTITLLSLEYNGTSGNIYNAGGVVSSTSSGPPTYNCGGGNLDIGRFYYTGTHPFDGDYLDGFMGDLIYYDQALSTSDREIVECYLSNKYSLPISHSCH; via the coding sequence ATGAAGAGATTGACACTACCACTGGTATTTTTTTTCCTCTCTTCCTGTGGTTTGCCTTCACTTGTCAGAGAACCTCTAGAATTTCTAGCCTTCCTTCGGTTTTTCACAGGCCCGCAATTTACGGGACATAGCATCGGTGGAGCAGTTTCAGGTCTCCTTCCGGGAACATCGGTAACCTTAACAAACAACCAAGAATCAGTTACAGTAGCCACTGATGGAAATTTTACATTTCCGACAAAACTCAGTTCAGGCCAAAATTACAATGTGAACTTTGTTACCAATGGGGCCGGGCTCACTTGTTCCATTGCCAATGCCCAGGGTGTGGTCCAAAGCAGCAACATAACAAACGTTAGTATCACATGTGGAGTCGGTGCAAACTTTTATGAAGTAGGTGTAAATGTTTCAGGACTCAGCGGCACCATTACCGTACAAAACAACGGAGCAGAAACTTTAAACATAGCCACAAACGGTCTAACAAAATTTACAACTCTCATTTCTACTGGATCCAATTATGCGGTCACCATGACTGGATGGCCTGCTGGAACAATCTGTTCGTTTGATGATCCCTCACTTACTGTTGGAACAATGGCAGCTGCTAATGTTACTATTTTCATCACATGTGTAAATGGATATGTCGTAGGCGGAAACATCCATCCCACAGCAGGTACTGATCTCGGAACCAACTTAATTGGAAGAAAGACCTTTGTAAAAACAATAGCAGGTTCTTTTCCAATCAATGCGGGTGGAGGAGGAGCCATCACAGGAGGTGCTGTTGCCAGTGCCACAGCTAGTCTTGCTCGTTTTAATGGACCCAATATGATCACAGCGGATAGTAATTTTGTTTACTTAGCTGATTCGGCCAATGCAGTCATTCGAAAGATTGACAAATCCAACGGAACAACAACCATCTTAGCCGGAGGAAATTCCGGGGGTGGTACAGTTTGTCCGGGTACAGTCACAACTAACTGTAGAGATGGTGTAGGTACTGCCGCAGAATTCAATGGGATCGCAGGTCTTACGAATGATGGGAATAATTTATTCGTTTTAGAATCAAGTGGAAGAAGAATTCGTAAGGTAAACTTAGCAACCTCCGTTGTTTCCACTTTTGCTGGATCTGGGAATGCTGCTGCAGCCGATAACACATCTGGAATTCTTGCATCCTTCAACAATCCTTCTTGGATTTCACTTTTTAACGGAAACCTTTATGTTGTGGATCGAGGGAATTGTACGATTCGAGTCATTAATCCCACAACTACTACGGTGAGTACACTTGCAGGTGGACCAACCCTTTGCAGTTTTGCCAACGACCCAGTAGGAACTAATGCTCGTTTTGTGTCACCAATCGCTGTGGTTGGACTCGGCAGTTATCTCTATGTCACTGACATTGGTGTTGGTGGTGGACATAAAGTCCGTAGGATAGCCCTCGCAGGAACCAACCCAGTAGATACCATTGCGGGAGATGGAGTGCAAGCTTCCACAGATGGAATTGGGACTTTGGCCCAGTTCAATGATCCTCACGGACTCACAACGGATGGGACCAATTTATTTATCTCAGAATGGTCTGGACATAAAATCAGACATTTAAACCTAACAACCAATAAAGTCACGACACTTGTTGGAAGTGGTTCCGGATATTCCGACAACACAGGTGGAAATGGTCTTTTGAATTTTCCCGGTTATCTATTGTCAGATGGTCAGAATATTTACATTGCAGATACAGGAAATCATTCTCTCAGAAGAATAGAACCATCTGAAATTTTGCGTTATACTTTCGATGGAAACACAAACGACTCCATTGGAACGAACCATGGTACAATTGCAGGATCCCCCACTCAAACAACCGATGAAAATGCTCTTGTGAATGGAGCATACGAACTTCATGGAGGTGGTGAATTCATTCAATCCACCACAGATATCATTACCCCTCAGATTTCTGATAACCTCACCATTTCTGCCTGGGTTTTTCCGGCTGGGGGAACCGGTTCTCAGTTTATCTTTTACAATGGGCAAGGTGGTACAGATGGATTTGGACTCAATTTTGTAGGCTCCGGCTCCTCAAGAACTCTATCAGTGTCCCTAGGTGCAGTTGGGCCAAGTGGAAATACAACCATGAAGTTACCGCTCAACCAATGGTCACATGTGGTACTCCAACGTTCCTATCCAAACTGGAGAATCTACATCAATGGATTACAAGATCCTTTGGTATTTACGACTAATCCGAATCTTCCTTCTGGAACATTCAAGGTAGGCGATGCAGGGAATGGTTTTTATTACAAAGGGAAAGTTTCTGATGTTCGTTTTTTTAAAGGGGCTATCGATGATGAGTCCATACGAAGGTTGGCTGTGCAAATTCCTGCAGGACTTGTCACCTATTATCCGTTCAACGGGAATACAAAAGACTATGGCACAGAAAAAAATGATTTATCAGTCACTGGAGCTACACCCACCTCCGATCGCAGTGGCAACCCAAATAGTGCTTACCTCTTTAACGGTGCCTCCTTTATGCAAAAATTAAGTCCCACTGGATTGCCAATGGCGACTGACCCAAGAACCATTTGTGGATGGTTTAATAAAACAAGTACTATTGGGGAATACATTGTGGGATATGGAACCTTTACAACTTCGCAAGGGAATGGGCTTGTGGTTACGGATACCGTCACAGGTATGTTTGGTGTAGCCGATGATGTCACAATCGGTCACGAAGGTTTTCGAAACCAATGGATGCATCTCTGCGGGACCTATAATTCCCCAAATGTTGAAGTTTATGAGAATGGTGTTTTACGTGTTGCAGCATCCATGCCGACTTGGTCTACAGTAGCCGGTCCAAGTCTAGAAGTAGGAAGACGTCTCGATGGCGCTGGCCAATTTTCAGGTGTCCTTGATGAAATTCGGATTTATAACCGAGTTCTTTCTTTATCCGAAATCCGTACGCTCTCCGGTGCTTATCCCACACAAGTTAGCACCTGGAACCAAACACCTGCTAGTAGTAGTTTGAAATTTTTACTCATGCCGGAAGCTGCTTCCTTTGGACCGGGAGCTTGCAGTGGCGGATCCAATTGTATTGGGATTGTAGACGACCGCAGCGGGAATGGCTTTCACGTGAGCCAAGGAACAGGGTCCCAACAGCCAATTTTTAGTGCTACTGGCATCAATGGATCAAAAAGTTTACGTTATTCAAATACGGCAGGAACATTTTTATCGAGAGCTTGTGTTCTTGAATTAAACACCGCCGCTAATACTATTTTTGCAGTATTCAACGATTTAGGTGGAGGTGGAAGCGACGGACTTTTTCAAAATGGTGCCTATTTAGCAGGTAAGTTACTGTATTTACCGGATGGAGGGGGAGGAAAACTGGTAAGTTTGTTTGATCAGGTAATGAATACTCCTAGGTTAATTACAGATTTATCTTTTTATACAGCCAATACAATCACCCTCCTCTCTCTTGAATACAATGGGACATCTGGGAATATATATAATGCTGGTGGTGTCGTGAGTTCTACTAGTTCGGGACCTCCTACCTACAATTGCGGAGGTGGAAACCTTGATATTGGCAGGTTTTATTATACAGGAACACATCCATTTGATGGTGATTATTTAGATGGTTTTATGGGAGATTTGATCTATTACGACCAAGCACTTTCCACAAGTGATAGGGAAATTGTAGAGTGTTATCTTTCCAATAAATACAGCCTACCCATAAGCCATTCCTGTCATTAA